The genomic window GCCAGCGTGCGAAGTTCGGGTCGATCACCAGGTTCTTGCCGCCCATCTGGATGAAGAAGCCGGAGTGCCCGATGAACGTGAGCCCCAAGTCGCCGTTCTCCGCGAGCACCGGCTTGCGCACCTCGCCTTGCAGCGGCGTCAGCGCCGAGTGGCGCACCAGCCGCGAGAACTGCTTCGCCTTCTTCCGGATGGTGATGTTCAACATCGCAACCTAGAGTTTAGACGAGCGCGTCGCGCCGCGCGATGCAACGGTTTTGACTTTCTGGTGCATTTCTCTGTGTCTCCGTGTCTCTGTGGTAGGTTTTAGGGTTCATTCGCGAAAGAGGGATCTTCATGCGCGTCGCATTCTTAGGTCTGGGCATCATGGGCCGCCCGATGGCGGCCAACCTCGTCAAAGCCGGCCACGAAGTCACGGTCTGGAACCGCACGCCCGGGAAGGCCGTCGACGGCGCGCAGTCCGCCGCGACTCCCGCCGAAGCTGCCGCGGAAAAAGAAGTCGTGTGGCTCTGCGTCTCCGACACGACCGCGGTCGACGATGTCCTGTTCGGCGCCGGCGGCGCGCAGCATTCGCTGCGCGAGGGCATGATCGTCGCCGACTCCAGCACCATCTCGCCCGCGCGGACCGTCGAGATCGCGGCACAGCTTGCCGAGCGCGGAGTCGCGCACGTCGACGCTCCCGTCACGGGCTCCAAGATCGGCGCCGAGAGCGCGCAGCTCATCTTCATTGCCGGCGGGGAAGAGCAGACCATCGCCCGCCTTCAGCCACTGTTCTCCGCGATGGGCAAAGCGGTCAAGCACATGGGCGGGCACTCCATGGGACAGGCCGCCAAACTCGCCATGAACCTGCAGATCGCGCTCATCTTCCAAGGCTTCGCCGAGGGCCTGGCGCTCGCGACCAAGCTCGGCGTCGAGCCCGCGCGCCTCATCGACCTCATCCAGTCCACCATGATCCGCTCGGGCGTCACCGACTACAAGGCGCCGTTCGTGCTCCGGCGCGACTACTCGCCCAATTTCCCGCTCCGCCTCATGCACAAGGACATCCACCTCATCCTCGACGCCGCGCGCGAAGCCCGCGTCAAGCTGCCGGGCATCGAGACCGTCGACGAGGTCTATGAGGTCGCGCACGACGAGGGCATGGACGACCTCGACTACGCCGCCACGCTCACCCTGCTGGAGAAGTGGGCCGGCATCGCGGTCGGAACACACGCCTGATTCCCCCGGGTCGCATGAGCACTATTGACCAAGGGTTCTTCCGGCCGCGGTAATTACACAACTATTACATTCACTCTTCCCCTGCGCTGGTAGGGTGGAAGGAGTGCCCGCCACGCGCGGGCGCGCAAGTTCCCCACTGGAAAAGGACTCATGACCTCTCTCGCGTTCGACGCCAATGGCAAGCTGAAAGTCAGCTGGATCACCACCATCTTCATGACCATCTTCCACGCCGGCGCCATTGTCGCGCTCTTCTTCTTCTCGTGGACGAACCTGTGGGTGGCGCTCCTGCTGCTCTGGATCTCCGGCAGCTTGGGCATCGGCCTCTCGTACCACCGCCTGCTCACGCATCGCGGCTTCCAGGTCCCGCGCTGGCTCGAGTGTTTCCTCGCCATCTGCGGCACGCTCGCCCTCGAAGGCGGCCCCATCTTCTGGGTCGCGACTCATCGCAAGCATCATCAGTGGAGCGACCAGCCCGGCGACCCGCATTCCCCGCGCGACGGCGTCTGGTGGTCGCACATGGGCTGGATCCTGTTCGGCGAGGCGCTGCACGCCGACAACCAGAAGCTCGCGCGCTACGCTCCCGACCTCACCAAAGACAAGTTCTACATGACGCTGACCAAGTGGCACTGGGTCCCGCAGGTGCTCCTCGGGGTCACGTTGCTCGCCCTCGGCGGCTGGACCATGGTCCTCTGGGGCATCTTCCTCCGCGTGACCGTCGGCCTGCACTTCACCTGGCTCGTCAACTCGGCCACCCACCTCTGGGGCTACCGCCGCTACACGACGAAGGACGACTCCCGCAACCTGTGGTGGGTCGCCGCCGTCAGCTGGGGCGAGGGCTGGCACAACAACCACCACGCCAACCCGACCTCCGCGCGCCACGGCCTGGCCTGGTACGAGATCGACGTCAACTACATGACCATCCGCTTCCTCGAGCTCGTCGGCCTGGCCAAGAAGGTCAAGGTCGTGAAGCTGCAGCCGCAGCTCGCCGCCCCCGACAAGGATGAGGAAGCTGTCGAGGTCGGAGCCGCCGCCTACGGCGACTAGCGTCTTCGATTCTTGGCAGGCGCCGGCGACTCGCCGGCGCCTTTTGTTGTCTAATTGTGCCCATGCAGCCCTCGACCCGGCGCCGCTCCATCGCGGTCTTCATCTCGCTGGGCGTGGTGTTGACCGCCATCGCGGTCACGCTCAACGTCAGCTGGATCGCCCTGCACTGGCAGCGCATCGGCCTCACGCTGATGGGCATCATCTTCTTCGGGGTGCTCATCGCCGGCATGGTGGTCTACACCGTGTTCCTGGTGCGTGAGATCCGCCGCAACGAGCAGCACGAGAGCTTCATCAACGCCGTCACGCACGAGCTCAAGACCCCCATCGCCTCCCTCCGCCTCTACCTCGAGACGCTGAAGACGCGCCAGCTCGAGGAGCCGCAGCGCCAGGAGTTCTACGACATCATGCTGGCCGACACTTCGCGGCTGCTCCACACCGTGGAGCAGGTGCTGCGCGCCGGCCGCGCCGGCCAGAGGGGCCGCTCGCTCACCCGCATGGAGATCGACCTGAGCGAGGTCGCCGCCGAGTCCGTGGACCTCGCGCGCAAGCAATATCACCTCGCCTCCGACCGCATGCAGTTCACCGTCATGCGCAACGGCAATGAGGGTTCCACCACCGTCATCGGCGACCCCGAGGAACTGCGGGCCGCGCTCAGCAACCTTATCGACAACGCGGTGAAGTATTCCGGCGAAGACGTCCGCGTGCGCGTCGAGGTCGAGCCGCGCGGCGACAGCGTGCTGCTGCGCGTGCACGACTCCGGCATCGGCATCGCCCCCGACGAGCTCAAGCACGTCTTCAAGCGCTTCTACCGCGTCCCCGGACAGTTCATGGCCCGCGTCAAGGGCACCGGCCTCGGCCTTTTCATCGTGCACTCCGTCGTCGAGAAGCATGGCGGCAAGGTCGAAGCCTGGAGCAACGGGCCCGACCGCGGCTCCACCTTCACCATCCGCCTGCCGAAGGCCTACGCATGAGCGCCATCCTCATCGTCGAAGACGAGAAGCATCTGGCCGACGGCCTGCGCTTCAATCTGGAGGCGGAAGGCTTCCGGGTCACCATCGCTCCCGACGGCGAAAAAGCGCTGCAACTGGTGGGGAAGAACGGTGGCTTCCACGCCGTCGTGCTCGATGTGATGCTCCCGGGCATCGACGGCTTCGAAGTGGTCGCGGCGTTGCGCAAGCGCGGCCACCTGCTGCCGGTGCTGATGCTCACCGCGCGCGGCCGCCCCGAAGACGTGCTGAAAGGGTTCGAGTCCGGCGCCGACGATTACCTGCCCAAGCCCTTCGACCTCGCCATCCTGCTCGCGCGGCTGCAGGCCCTGCTGCGCCGGCATGAGTGGGCTCATCGCGCGGCGCCCGCGCCCGACGCGAAGCCTCGCCGCAAGGAAGACGTCTTCCGCTTCGACGGCCGCAAGATCGACTTCGCCGCGCTCGAGCTCGAGACCGGCGGCCAGACCATCCCGCTCACCCAGATGGAAGCCGAGCTGCTCCGCTACCTGGTGCAACACGCCGGCCAGGTCGTCCCGCGCAAGGACATCCTGCAGGACGTCTGGAACCTCGCCGAAGACACCGACACCCGCGCCATCGACAACTTCATCGTCCGCCTGCGCAAGTACATCGAGCCGGAACCAGCGCGGCCGCGCTTCCTCCAGACCGTCCGCGGCGTCGGCTACCGCTTCGTGCCGAAACCCTAGGCAGCGTGTGAATCGGGGCACGGCTTCAGCCGTGCCGTGATCGTCTTTGGGATACTGCGCGACCGAGCGTCCGCCGTGGCAGCGCGCAGGAGCGGGTGATTACGTGTGCGAGGCGGAGGCGCCTGCCGCCAGCTCCCGCAGGACTCGGAATACCTGCCCGCACGTCGGCGAATCGGGCGACAGCGACTCCAGCGCGACCCGCGCCTCCAGGTGCGGCGAGCGCCGCCGGATGCGCAGCGACAGCAGGTCGCGATGCGGGGTCGAGAGCAGCGGGTTCATCACCCCGGCCAGGTCCCAGTCTTCCCGCGACGTCAGGATGAGCGGCGTGCTCTGGTCGACCTGCCACCGGCTCGCGTCAATGGGAAGCCGCCGCCGCGTGCGCCCGCTCCAGCGATGCGTGTGCAGCTCCAGGCTCATCTGCGGTGCGACGTCCAGGTCGGCGCGGAAGGTCACCATGTCCTGCCGCTTGCGCCAACGGTTCAGCAGCCAGTGCAACG from Terriglobales bacterium includes these protein-coding regions:
- a CDS encoding NAD(P)-dependent oxidoreductase; protein product: MRVAFLGLGIMGRPMAANLVKAGHEVTVWNRTPGKAVDGAQSAATPAEAAAEKEVVWLCVSDTTAVDDVLFGAGGAQHSLREGMIVADSSTISPARTVEIAAQLAERGVAHVDAPVTGSKIGAESAQLIFIAGGEEQTIARLQPLFSAMGKAVKHMGGHSMGQAAKLAMNLQIALIFQGFAEGLALATKLGVEPARLIDLIQSTMIRSGVTDYKAPFVLRRDYSPNFPLRLMHKDIHLILDAAREARVKLPGIETVDEVYEVAHDEGMDDLDYAATLTLLEKWAGIAVGTHA
- a CDS encoding fatty acid desaturase, whose amino-acid sequence is MTSLAFDANGKLKVSWITTIFMTIFHAGAIVALFFFSWTNLWVALLLLWISGSLGIGLSYHRLLTHRGFQVPRWLECFLAICGTLALEGGPIFWVATHRKHHQWSDQPGDPHSPRDGVWWSHMGWILFGEALHADNQKLARYAPDLTKDKFYMTLTKWHWVPQVLLGVTLLALGGWTMVLWGIFLRVTVGLHFTWLVNSATHLWGYRRYTTKDDSRNLWWVAAVSWGEGWHNNHHANPTSARHGLAWYEIDVNYMTIRFLELVGLAKKVKVVKLQPQLAAPDKDEEAVEVGAAAYGD
- a CDS encoding HAMP domain-containing sensor histidine kinase, with amino-acid sequence MQPSTRRRSIAVFISLGVVLTAIAVTLNVSWIALHWQRIGLTLMGIIFFGVLIAGMVVYTVFLVREIRRNEQHESFINAVTHELKTPIASLRLYLETLKTRQLEEPQRQEFYDIMLADTSRLLHTVEQVLRAGRAGQRGRSLTRMEIDLSEVAAESVDLARKQYHLASDRMQFTVMRNGNEGSTTVIGDPEELRAALSNLIDNAVKYSGEDVRVRVEVEPRGDSVLLRVHDSGIGIAPDELKHVFKRFYRVPGQFMARVKGTGLGLFIVHSVVEKHGGKVEAWSNGPDRGSTFTIRLPKAYA
- a CDS encoding response regulator transcription factor; amino-acid sequence: MSAILIVEDEKHLADGLRFNLEAEGFRVTIAPDGEKALQLVGKNGGFHAVVLDVMLPGIDGFEVVAALRKRGHLLPVLMLTARGRPEDVLKGFESGADDYLPKPFDLAILLARLQALLRRHEWAHRAAPAPDAKPRRKEDVFRFDGRKIDFAALELETGGQTIPLTQMEAELLRYLVQHAGQVVPRKDILQDVWNLAEDTDTRAIDNFIVRLRKYIEPEPARPRFLQTVRGVGYRFVPKP